The Parvibaculum sp. DNA segment CGCGCCGGATTGTGCAGGAACGTCTCGGTCAGCCGGTGGATTTCAGGCGGCATCGTCGCCGAAAAGAAGAGCGTCTGCCGCGTGAACGGGATCTTCTTGCAGATTTCCTCGATGTCGGGGATGAAACCCATGTCGAGCATCCGGTCGGCCTCGTCGATCACGAGAATCTGCACTCCGGTCAGCAGCACCTTGCCACGGCCGCAATGGTCGAGCAGGCGGCCGGGCGTCGCGATCAGCACATCGACGCCGCGATCAAGCTTCTTTTCCTGGTCGCCGAACGAGACGCCGCCGATCAGCAGCGCCATCGAAAGTTTGTGATACTTGCCGTATTTTTCGAAATTCTCGGCGACCTGCGCGGCCAGTTCGCGCGTCGGCTCGAGAATGAGCGAGCGCGGCATCCGCGCCCGGGCCCGCCCGCGCGACAGCTTGTCGATCATCGGCAGCGTGAACGAGGCGGTCTTGCCTGTGCCGGTCTGGGCGAGGCCGAGCACATCGCGTCCGGCGAGAACATGGGGAATGGCCTCGGCCTGGATCGGCGTCGGCGTGGTGTAGCCGGTTTCGGCTACGGCTTTCAGGACCTCAGGCGTGAGGCCAAGTTCGTCAAATGTCATTCAGGATGCCCTATACACCAATGTTGCGCTGCCCGTGGTGGCCCACTTTCAGGGCCCGTGGACGGACCTCCGCGAACGGATCGGGGAGGGTGAGCAGCAAATTGCGCGTTATTCAGCGGCCGCGCCGATCCGCTTCGAATCTGGGGCGGACCATAGGCGCTGTCGTCCAATTGTCAACAGAACGGCGGTTTGCCGGGGTGCGGCCAATGCGCCGGAGGCCGCTTAGGCATCAGATTGTGAATCATTGTGACGAAAACGGCGCACCCCGGGCCGCATGCGGCGGGGCGATTTCCCGAAAGTTAATGCTTTTGCCTCATTCTCGGGCATCGGAATGGCGGAAAGGCCGCTTGCAGGTATGACCGAACTACGCACATCCGAGCCGGCGCCACTGAGCGATCTGGATGTTGGGGGCACCGCGACGCGCAGCGCCCGGCGCGGTCCGCTGTCCGTTGTCGACCGTCTTCTCGGCCGCATGTCGATCTTCGTCACGACGGCGCTGCTGACGGGCATCGCTGTCATCATCGCCGTCTCGCTCAACTGGGTGCTCGGCCAGATCGGTCTGCTCGAGTTCACCTGGCGCATCTTCACAGCGGCCACCGTTGTCACCATTCTCACCGGCGCGCCGATCATCATCTATTCGCAGTTCATTATCCGCGAGATGAAGTCGTCGCGCCGCATGCTGCGCAAGATGACAGAGCGTCTTGCATGGGCTTTCCACAATGCCGAGCGCGCCAACGAAGCGAAATCGCATTTCCTGGCGAACATGAGCCACGAGCTTCGCACGCCCCTGAATGCGATCATCGGTTTCTCCGACATCATGCGCAACGAGCGCTTCGGGCCGCTGAATAACGACCGCTATCGTGACTATGCCCGCGACGTCAATGAGAGCGGCATTCACCTGCTCGGCATCATAAACGAAATTCTGGACCTCGCGAAAATCGAGGCCGGCCACGCAACGATGGAGTCCGAGACCGAATTCGAGGTCGGCACGGTCATCGGGAGCGCCGAACGCATGGTGCGGCCGATGGCAGAGGCGCGCGGCGTGCGCCTGGTGGTCGACGCGAACAATTGCGATCTGCGTATTCATGCGGTCGAACGCATGGTCCGTCAGGTGCTCATCAACGTGCTCTCGAACGCGGTCAAATTCACCGAAGCCGATGGGTTGGTAACTCTCTCGGCCGAATACCGCCCGCATGGAAATTTCGTGATTTCAATTGCCGACACCGGCATCGGCATGTCGCCCGACGAAGTCAAGGTGGCACTGACACCCTTCGGACAGGCCGACAACACCCTGACGCGCCAGCATGTCGGCACCGGCCTCGGACTGCCGCTCGCCAAGGCAATGATGGAGCTGCATGGTGGCAGGCTGATGGTGCGCAGCGAGAAGGGCTCCGGCACAGCGGTCGTCCTGGTTTTCCCGAATGCCTGCGTCATCGACGCGCCGTCGCCGGTCCGCACGGCCCGCGCCAGCTGACCCTCGTTAGATATCGAGATCGCGTGCGAAGGCGGCGTGCTCCTGAATGAACTGGAAACGCAGCTCCGGCTTGCCGCCCATCAGCCGTTCGATGGCGATGCCGGTTTCCTTCGCTTCGTCGGCGGGTACAACGACGCGCAACAGCGTGCGTTTGCCGCGCGCCATCGTCGTTTCCTTCAGTTGCGCGGGCATCATTTCACCGAGCCCCTTGAAACGGCTGACCTCGACCTTGCCCTTGCCGGAAAATTCCTTTTCCAGAAGTTCGTCCTTGTGTACGTCGTCGCGCGCATAAAGCGTCTTGCCGCCCTGCGTCAGCTTGTAGAGCGGCGGCGCGGCCATGTAGAGATGGCCCTGCCGGATGAGATCGGGAAGTTCGCGATAAAAGAACGTAATCAGCAGCGAAGCAATATGCGCCCCGTCGACATCGGCGTCGGTCATGATGATGACCTTGTCATAGCGCAGATCGGCCTCGCGGTAATGCGAACCGGTGCGCACGCCGAGCGCTTGAATGAGATCGGAAATCTGCTGATTCTGGGCCAGCTTCGCGCCGCTGGCGCTGGCGACGTTGAGGATTTTGCCCCGGAGCGGCAAAATTGCCTGTGAAGCGCGGTCGCGCGCCTGCTTGGCCGATCCGCCGGCGCTGTCGCCCTCGACGATGAAAATTTCCGAACCGTCCGCCGCCGACTGGCTGCAATCGGCGAGCTTGCCCGGCAGCCGTAGCTTCCGTGTCGCACTCTTGCGTGCCACGTCTTTCTCCTGCCGTCGCCGCAGTCTTTCGTCGGCGCGGTCGATCACCCAGTCGAGCAGCTTGTTGGCTTGCAGCGGCGCTGCGGTCAGCCAGTGATCGAAATGGTCGCCGATGGCTTTCTCGACCAGCCGCTGCGCTTCGGGGCTCGACAGCTTTTCCTTGGTCTGCCCCTGAAATTCCGGCTCGCGGATGAAAACCGAAAGCATGGCGCCCGCCGTGCCGAGCACGTCGTCGGCTTGAATCTGCCCGGCCTTTCGATTGCCCACCATGTCGCCATAGGCCTTGAGGCCTTTGACCAGCGCCGCGCGCAAGCCCGCCTCATGGGTGCCGCCCTCGGTCGTCGGCACGGTATTGCAATAGGAATGCAGAAATCCGTCGCCGCCGCCAAACCACGAAATTGCCCATTCGACCGAACCATGGCTGCCGGCTTTCGAAACCTTGCCGGTAAAGGCGTCGGCCGTCACCGTGTCGTAGCCGTTGAGCGATGCCCTGAGGTAGTCGACCAGGCCGCCCGGGAAATGCAGAACCTCGCTTTGCGGCGTGTCGTCGCCGATCAGCGACGCCGCACAGGTCCAGCGGATCTCGACCCCACCGAAGAGATAGGCCTTCGAGCGCGCCATCTTGTAGAGACGCTTGGGAATGAACCGCGCGCCCTTGCCGAATATCTCGGGATCGGGGTGGAAGGTGATGCGCGTGCCGCGCCGGTTGTGCACGCGGCCCTTGTCGGCGAGCTTGCCCGTCGGCGCGCCGCGCACATAGGACTGGGTGTAAAGCGTCTGATCGCGCGCCACCTCGACCTCGAACCGGTCCGACAGCGCATTGACCACCGACACGCCGACGCCGTGCAATCCGCCCGATGTCTCATAGGCCTTGCCGCCGAACTTGCCGCCCGAATGCAGTGTCGTCAGGATCACTTCCAGCGCCGACTTGTTCTTGAATTTCGGGTGCGGATCGACGGGGATGCCGCGCCCGTTGT contains these protein-coding regions:
- the parE gene encoding DNA topoisomerase IV subunit B, with the protein product MAAPKTRKPADTDDLFSIAASPNAAAKAGKPASTKATKGDGTYSAKDIEVLEGLEPVRRRPGMYIGGTDEKALHHLFAEVLDNSMDEAVAGHANWIEVTFDEDGSLTVADNGRGIPVDPHPKFKNKSALEVILTTLHSGGKFGGKAYETSGGLHGVGVSVVNALSDRFEVEVARDQTLYTQSYVRGAPTGKLADKGRVHNRRGTRITFHPDPEIFGKGARFIPKRLYKMARSKAYLFGGVEIRWTCAASLIGDDTPQSEVLHFPGGLVDYLRASLNGYDTVTADAFTGKVSKAGSHGSVEWAISWFGGGDGFLHSYCNTVPTTEGGTHEAGLRAALVKGLKAYGDMVGNRKAGQIQADDVLGTAGAMLSVFIREPEFQGQTKEKLSSPEAQRLVEKAIGDHFDHWLTAAPLQANKLLDWVIDRADERLRRRQEKDVARKSATRKLRLPGKLADCSQSAADGSEIFIVEGDSAGGSAKQARDRASQAILPLRGKILNVASASGAKLAQNQQISDLIQALGVRTGSHYREADLRYDKVIIMTDADVDGAHIASLLITFFYRELPDLIRQGHLYMAAPPLYKLTQGGKTLYARDDVHKDELLEKEFSGKGKVEVSRFKGLGEMMPAQLKETTMARGKRTLLRVVVPADEAKETGIAIERLMGGKPELRFQFIQEHAAFARDLDI
- a CDS encoding HAMP domain-containing sensor histidine kinase — its product is MTELRTSEPAPLSDLDVGGTATRSARRGPLSVVDRLLGRMSIFVTTALLTGIAVIIAVSLNWVLGQIGLLEFTWRIFTAATVVTILTGAPIIIYSQFIIREMKSSRRMLRKMTERLAWAFHNAERANEAKSHFLANMSHELRTPLNAIIGFSDIMRNERFGPLNNDRYRDYARDVNESGIHLLGIINEILDLAKIEAGHATMESETEFEVGTVIGSAERMVRPMAEARGVRLVVDANNCDLRIHAVERMVRQVLINVLSNAVKFTEADGLVTLSAEYRPHGNFVISIADTGIGMSPDEVKVALTPFGQADNTLTRQHVGTGLGLPLAKAMMELHGGRLMVRSEKGSGTAVVLVFPNACVIDAPSPVRTARAS